In the Planctomycetota bacterium genome, one interval contains:
- a CDS encoding O-antigen ligase family protein, with amino-acid sequence MSILGKLCEQFLEAGWLAALILSAFFMNIYTQRMFEPDKAALVRSLAILMVIAVIIKFLEKGKSVSNTQANTAPETIKPIVSAWNSIRKSIILPAIIFYFSYLISSLLSVLPWNSFLGSYDRLQGLYTTSAYFVIFIIAVMHIKTLAQINRIINAVILTSIPVMAYGLTQKLGWDPVPWQSMDPTVRISSTMGNPIFMAAYLIMVVPITLGKMFGLISYKEKSRGWIFWLKISLYIIVIALQILCIALSQSRGPLLGLIGGFVIFLISYSIVYKKTKLLVLSISSIVLFGAFVAVLNLPKTPLEPLKKIPILERLSKLNPKEGSGRVRMILWNTAFKMMKDTVNRPEKLDPYHYSQPWRLALGYGPETIGNTFYRYHTTELVGFEGSTVHADNCHDSVINTFVTQGLFGVITFLTLIMGILYLGIKSAMKISDPESKLVTIGIVSAILSHFIESLFGLQIVVTLTHFWIFIAALYFISQLANTRPDETKNNAKPDNADLEIKNKKKNQIKPPEHEIESFGMFLLRSIFWTYIGVTIVVVIMVVKFDWPNMETVIVNWIGGTYLYILLGLLMGALSLTGANKDATEKKNTIARFMNTSSFNIIPYGILITAGFILIFLTNLKPILADGFYKFAFSADSEITKSLVPEYMRAKNLWYQLYYQEATGKTLTPDQQKQKESAYKHFKQKLGETLNLRIHSLLQLQKCLKLSPNEPTYLNGMGRHYMELAMRQWDDLAQTGIINMNERTNQLSKIPDIHEIINFTGKDYIDKFTKHDLMLCCRAVIERAYKVEPTNFERLIAMARVYQSLIGISAPSEQNFYREKAAEFYQKSYDVAPSHPTAQEGLKLRQELLKTQQPITP; translated from the coding sequence ATGTCCATTTTAGGAAAACTATGCGAGCAGTTCCTAGAAGCTGGGTGGCTGGCCGCCCTGATATTATCCGCTTTCTTCATGAACATCTACACGCAGCGGATGTTTGAGCCAGATAAAGCCGCACTGGTTAGATCACTCGCCATTTTGATGGTGATTGCGGTAATAATAAAATTCCTGGAAAAAGGGAAGTCTGTTTCTAATACGCAAGCCAATACGGCACCAGAAACAATAAAACCAATCGTTTCCGCTTGGAATTCCATCCGTAAATCTATTATCCTGCCAGCCATCATATTTTATTTTTCTTATCTTATTTCATCTCTGCTTTCGGTCCTGCCGTGGAACAGCTTCCTAGGCTCCTATGACCGTTTGCAGGGTTTATATACAACTTCCGCTTATTTTGTCATTTTCATCATTGCGGTAATGCATATAAAAACACTTGCCCAGATAAATCGGATAATTAATGCGGTCATTCTTACATCCATTCCGGTGATGGCTTACGGCTTGACGCAAAAATTAGGATGGGATCCTGTCCCGTGGCAATCCATGGATCCGACTGTCAGAATTTCCTCCACCATGGGCAACCCTATTTTTATGGCGGCATATCTTATTATGGTTGTTCCTATTACTTTAGGAAAAATGTTCGGCTTAATCAGCTATAAGGAAAAAAGCAGAGGGTGGATTTTCTGGTTGAAAATAAGCCTTTATATTATTGTTATCGCCTTGCAAATACTTTGCATCGCTCTTTCCCAAAGCCGCGGACCGCTTTTGGGACTCATCGGAGGTTTTGTTATTTTCTTAATCAGCTACAGCATCGTTTATAAGAAGACAAAATTGCTGGTATTATCAATAAGCAGTATCGTGCTTTTCGGAGCTTTTGTTGCGGTCTTGAACTTGCCTAAAACGCCTCTTGAACCTTTAAAGAAAATCCCTATTCTTGAACGTTTAAGCAAACTTAATCCAAAGGAAGGCTCCGGACGCGTAAGAATGATTCTTTGGAACACAGCTTTTAAAATGATGAAAGATACCGTTAACCGCCCGGAAAAGTTAGACCCCTATCACTACAGCCAGCCTTGGCGACTGGCCTTAGGTTACGGGCCGGAAACAATAGGAAATACTTTTTACCGCTACCACACCACTGAACTGGTCGGATTCGAAGGTTCCACGGTACATGCCGATAATTGCCATGACAGCGTAATCAACACCTTCGTAACCCAAGGACTCTTCGGAGTAATCACTTTCCTTACATTAATAATGGGAATATTGTATCTCGGAATCAAAAGCGCCATGAAAATAAGCGACCCCGAATCGAAACTTGTCACTATTGGAATTGTTAGCGCCATTTTATCACATTTCATAGAATCACTTTTTGGATTGCAGATTGTAGTAACGCTTACTCATTTCTGGATTTTTATCGCAGCGCTTTATTTTATTTCCCAATTAGCAAATACCCGACCGGATGAAACAAAAAATAATGCCAAACCGGATAATGCCGATTTAGAAATAAAGAATAAAAAGAAAAACCAGATAAAACCACCTGAACACGAAATAGAAAGTTTTGGGATGTTCCTATTAAGAAGCATATTCTGGACATATATCGGCGTAACGATAGTGGTTGTTATCATGGTCGTCAAATTTGACTGGCCGAACATGGAAACCGTTATTGTAAATTGGATTGGAGGAACTTATTTATATATCCTACTGGGTTTATTAATGGGAGCTTTAAGCCTTACCGGGGCAAATAAAGACGCAACAGAAAAGAAAAACACGATAGCCCGATTCATGAACACATCATCATTCAATATTATTCCTTACGGAATATTAATCACCGCCGGGTTTATCCTGATATTCCTGACTAATCTAAAACCAATCCTAGCGGATGGGTTTTATAAATTCGCCTTTTCGGCTGATTCGGAAATAACCAAAAGCCTAGTCCCTGAATATATGAGAGCAAAGAATTTATGGTATCAGTTATATTACCAGGAAGCAACCGGCAAAACACTAACCCCTGACCAGCAAAAACAAAAAGAATCAGCCTATAAACACTTCAAACAAAAGCTGGGAGAAACCTTAAATTTAAGGATCCATAGCCTGTTGCAATTACAGAAATGCCTGAAACTTTCACCGAATGAACCGACTTATCTTAACGGAATGGGAAGGCATTATATGGAACTCGCCATGCGACAATGGGATGATCTGGCACAAACCGGTATTATAAATATGAACGAGAGAACTAACCAGCTTTCAAAAATACCTGATATTCATGAAATAATCAATTTTACAGGAAAAGACTATATTGATAAATTTACCAAGCACGACCTAATGCTGTGTTGCCGGGCGGTAATTGAGCGCGCTTACAAAGTTGAACCAACCAATTTTGAAAGATTAATCGCAATGGCACGTGTGTATCAATCATTAATCGGCATTTCCGCCCCTAGTGAACAAAATTTTTACAGGGAAAAAGCTGCTGAATTTTACCAAAAGTCTTACGACGTAGCCCCATCACACCCGACTGCACAGGAAGGTTTAAAACTAAGGCAGGAACTACTCAAAACACAACAACCAATAACCCCTTAA
- the purD gene encoding phosphoribosylamine--glycine ligase has product MKILVIGGGGREHALVWKIAQSPMVKKIYCAPGNAGIGKIAECLEIPATDILALRNFVFKNKIDLTVVGPEAPLVDGIVDLFREDNLKIFGPSKAAAQLEGSKAFCKDILKKNGVPTAHFSILKTFTEARAFMKQAKFPVVFKADGLAAGKGVAICETIESAEEWLKNVMEKRSFGEAGKIVVAEEFLQGEEVSILTITDGNSILVLEPAQDHKRVLDNDQGPNTGGMGAYSPVPFVSPKMINQIIKEIIIPTVHGLKRSGVPYQGVLYAGLILTSNGPKVLEYNVRFGDPETQPLMVRLKSDIIPLMLATIKQELHKVASPEWYPETALCVVIASGGYPGDYKKGFVINGLAEAEKIKNIQVFHSGTAWKNEQVVTTGGRVFGVTGRGKNIEEARKITYQAVEAITFENSFYRKDIGIKAPRIKAFAAGQYG; this is encoded by the coding sequence ATGAAAATTCTGGTAATCGGAGGTGGCGGTCGGGAGCATGCCTTGGTTTGGAAAATCGCCCAATCGCCCATGGTTAAAAAGATTTACTGCGCGCCGGGCAATGCCGGTATCGGTAAAATTGCTGAATGCCTGGAAATTCCCGCCACCGATATTTTGGCCTTGCGTAATTTTGTCTTTAAGAATAAAATAGACCTTACCGTGGTCGGTCCGGAAGCGCCTCTGGTTGATGGTATCGTTGATTTATTCAGGGAAGATAACCTTAAAATATTCGGTCCGAGCAAGGCGGCTGCCCAACTCGAAGGCAGCAAGGCGTTTTGCAAGGATATACTTAAAAAGAACGGAGTGCCGACTGCACATTTCAGCATTCTGAAGACTTTTACTGAAGCACGTGCCTTTATGAAACAGGCTAAATTCCCAGTTGTTTTTAAAGCGGACGGCCTGGCAGCCGGTAAAGGCGTGGCTATTTGCGAAACCATCGAATCGGCTGAAGAATGGCTTAAAAATGTAATGGAAAAACGCTCTTTCGGAGAGGCGGGCAAAATCGTCGTTGCCGAAGAATTCCTGCAGGGTGAAGAGGTTTCGATTTTGACAATTACTGACGGAAATTCCATACTTGTCTTGGAGCCGGCGCAGGATCATAAACGCGTTTTGGATAACGACCAGGGTCCCAATACAGGGGGGATGGGGGCTTATTCGCCGGTCCCTTTTGTTTCTCCCAAAATGATAAACCAGATTATCAAGGAAATCATTATCCCAACTGTCCACGGGCTCAAAAGAAGCGGTGTCCCGTATCAGGGTGTTCTTTATGCCGGATTGATATTAACTTCAAACGGACCTAAAGTGCTCGAATATAATGTAAGATTCGGCGATCCGGAAACACAGCCGTTAATGGTCAGATTGAAAAGTGATATTATACCTTTGATGTTGGCTACCATAAAACAGGAACTTCATAAGGTTGCATCTCCTGAATGGTATCCGGAAACGGCTTTATGCGTGGTGATTGCTTCAGGCGGCTATCCCGGTGATTATAAAAAAGGGTTTGTCATCAACGGATTAGCCGAAGCAGAGAAGATTAAAAATATCCAGGTATTCCATTCAGGGACTGCTTGGAAAAATGAGCAGGTTGTAACTACCGGCGGTCGTGTATTCGGTGTAACCGGCCGCGGTAAAAATATAGAAGAAGCGCGTAAAATTACCTATCAAGCCGTTGAAGCCATCACCTTTGAGAATTCATTTTACCGTAAGGATATCGGAATAAAAGCCCCGCGCATAAAAGCGTTTGCCGCGGGTCAGTATGGGTAA
- the pgeF gene encoding peptidoglycan editing factor PgeF, with the protein MHQKHIGNLLFFQSDALNGFMDVIQAVSTRIGGVSSKPFDSLNLSFTTGDDPANVLENRRRMCQTLGIKIENLTLGKQVHGCNIKVITNNEKGRGGVLDKNPIASIDGMLTDNREVVLMALSADCPLVLCYDSEKKAVAVIHASWRGSVEGVCARMIKRMRVQFGSQPKNIHAVISPSIGPCCYEVKKDFINVITTLAPIGRHSIIKRKGKTYFDLWSFNRNLLHHAGLWLSHIESANICTKCHPEWFYSFRRDGARTGRFGALISLSPLANLAHAGGRKPAK; encoded by the coding sequence ATGCACCAGAAACATATTGGTAACTTATTGTTTTTTCAGTCTGATGCCCTGAATGGTTTTATGGATGTTATACAGGCGGTATCCACTCGCATTGGCGGGGTTAGTTCGAAACCGTTTGATTCTTTAAACTTATCTTTCACCACCGGAGATGACCCTGCTAATGTCTTGGAAAACCGCCGGCGGATGTGCCAGACTTTGGGAATAAAAATTGAAAACCTGACCCTAGGCAAGCAAGTGCACGGTTGCAATATCAAGGTCATTACTAATAATGAAAAAGGCAGGGGAGGGGTTTTGGATAAAAATCCGATTGCATCAATTGACGGTATGCTTACGGATAATAGAGAAGTGGTTCTTATGGCGCTTTCGGCTGATTGTCCCCTGGTCCTGTGTTACGATTCCGAGAAAAAAGCCGTTGCCGTAATTCACGCCAGCTGGCGCGGGTCGGTAGAAGGCGTTTGTGCCAGGATGATTAAACGGATGCGTGTCCAGTTCGGCTCACAGCCCAAAAATATCCATGCGGTTATTTCACCTTCCATCGGGCCGTGTTGTTACGAGGTCAAAAAAGATTTCATTAATGTAATCACCACGCTTGCGCCGATAGGCCGCCATTCCATTATCAAACGAAAAGGCAAAACATATTTTGATTTGTGGTCATTCAACCGCAACCTGCTCCATCATGCCGGGTTGTGGCTTTCCCATATAGAATCCGCCAATATCTGCACTAAATGCCATCCGGAATGGTTTTACTCCTTCCGGCGCGATGGCGCCAGAACCGGGCGTTTTGGGGCGCTTATCAGTCTGTCACCTTTGGCGAATCTCGCCCATGCGGGCGGGCGAAAACCGGCTAAATAA
- the mutL gene encoding DNA mismatch repair endonuclease MutL, giving the protein MGRIKVLPQLLVDKIAAGEVIERPASVVKELIENSLDAGASYIKIDIAEGGKRSIRISDNGSGVLQEDLKLLFVRHATSKISTEKELFSVKSLGFRGEALASIASVSQIKVVSKTESQPEAWEITAQESHIDLPRPATGLNGTMIEINNLFFNTPARQKFLKSNSVEFGHITDVVTRYALSYPCVRFDLVHNNEPVINLPETNDVTNRFKYILGEELVSSFVKTENRENDWFLTAYMSTPVHTKSTMKMQWIYLNGRYIRDRIISRAIIQAYSDFIPPHRFPVVIMFLDLPAQDFDVNVHPTKIEVRFRNTWQVHNMITASIRKVLTSSDFIEAKGESNGLAANKTAVFADNRILQAMVDFFGAHPNKDPAIGVDTELNGKSDIYTDNLSKGPLLTYPAKEFYGQNVISSKRYIQIHNAYIIEEVVDGLIIIDQHALHERLIYERLLEDDKNKGTIVQQLLIPETLELGAGQMTIIKDALPHLTELGFQIEEFGRDNIIIRAVPGFIGGQNIKDIIVEIVQSVSEEGDVSGKSFNKSSILKLVACKAAIKSGMRLSDGEISALLEQYHQRGVNLKGELTCPHGRPSVYKLTNSQLARFFAR; this is encoded by the coding sequence ATGGGTCGAATTAAAGTTTTACCACAATTATTGGTAGATAAAATCGCAGCCGGTGAGGTTATTGAGCGTCCCGCCTCAGTTGTCAAAGAGCTGATTGAGAATTCTCTTGATGCCGGGGCTTCTTATATAAAAATCGACATCGCGGAAGGCGGGAAGAGGTCTATCCGGATATCAGACAACGGCTCGGGCGTGCTTCAGGAAGATTTAAAGCTGCTTTTTGTTAGGCATGCGACTAGCAAAATATCGACAGAGAAAGAGCTTTTTTCTGTTAAATCATTAGGCTTCCGAGGCGAAGCTTTGGCGAGCATTGCATCAGTCAGCCAGATAAAAGTTGTATCGAAAACAGAAAGCCAGCCTGAAGCCTGGGAAATTACCGCGCAGGAGAGCCATATTGATTTACCCCGCCCGGCGACCGGATTAAACGGTACCATGATAGAGATTAATAACCTGTTTTTTAATACGCCCGCGCGCCAAAAGTTTCTTAAAAGTAATTCCGTCGAATTCGGCCATATTACCGATGTTGTTACACGCTATGCTTTGTCTTATCCCTGTGTCAGATTCGACCTTGTTCATAATAATGAGCCGGTTATAAATTTACCGGAAACAAATGATGTAACTAATCGCTTTAAATATATTCTGGGGGAGGAACTGGTATCTTCATTTGTCAAAACAGAAAACAGGGAAAATGATTGGTTTCTTACAGCTTATATGTCTACTCCTGTTCATACAAAATCTACAATGAAGATGCAGTGGATTTATCTTAACGGGCGCTATATCCGCGACCGTATTATCAGCCGTGCCATTATACAGGCTTATAGCGATTTTATTCCGCCTCATCGTTTCCCGGTAGTGATTATGTTTTTAGATTTGCCCGCGCAGGATTTTGATGTCAATGTCCATCCGACTAAAATAGAGGTCCGTTTCCGTAATACATGGCAGGTGCATAACATGATTACCGCATCAATAAGGAAGGTATTGACTTCTTCTGATTTCATTGAGGCGAAGGGTGAAAGCAATGGGTTAGCTGCAAACAAAACGGCCGTGTTTGCAGACAATCGCATTCTGCAGGCGATGGTGGATTTCTTTGGTGCACACCCTAATAAAGATCCGGCTATAGGTGTTGATACAGAGCTTAACGGTAAATCGGATATTTATACTGATAACTTATCCAAAGGCCCTTTATTAACTTATCCCGCAAAAGAGTTTTACGGACAGAATGTTATTAGTTCAAAGCGTTATATCCAGATACATAATGCATATATTATAGAGGAGGTTGTCGATGGGCTTATAATAATAGACCAGCATGCTTTGCATGAGCGTTTGATTTACGAGCGTTTGCTGGAGGATGATAAAAATAAAGGCACCATCGTGCAACAATTATTAATACCTGAAACGCTTGAATTAGGAGCAGGGCAGATGACGATTATCAAAGACGCCTTGCCTCATTTAACGGAGTTAGGTTTTCAGATAGAGGAATTCGGGCGTGATAACATAATCATACGCGCCGTGCCTGGTTTCATCGGTGGCCAAAACATAAAGGATATAATTGTTGAAATAGTGCAATCGGTTTCCGAAGAAGGAGATGTTTCTGGCAAATCATTTAATAAAAGCAGTATTTTAAAATTAGTCGCATGTAAGGCGGCCATTAAATCAGGGATGCGGCTTTCGGACGGCGAAATAAGTGCTTTGCTAGAGCAATACCACCAGCGTGGGGTTAATCTTAAAGGGGAACTGACTTGCCCGCACGGGCGCCCTTCCGTTTATAAGTTGACTAACAGCCAATTAGCGCGCTTTTTTGCAAGGTGA